One Chroicocephalus ridibundus chromosome 21, bChrRid1.1, whole genome shotgun sequence DNA segment encodes these proteins:
- the LOC134525782 gene encoding keratin-associated protein 5-1-like, giving the protein MIYSSGRESYFNLNSTWYDPSGSWLDTRRTPFRYGYNTCSSGCEGEGVEGMRGHNYRHYGYRQPVCSERCHGYAAADSCHGGGGSSCVRRPTYSYGSSGGCNSYGRSVCSERCQGSSGSCHGGGSSCVRRPTYSYGSAGGCHSYGRSVCSETCHGAGYQGGKPCYSAPTQCIPQCCPVQTCPPPVQQGCVPVAKCIPSQQPQQKQVCKVPARKIK; this is encoded by the exons ATGATATACTCGTCCGGAAGGGAATCATACTTCAACTTGAACTCAACCTGGTACGATCCCTCGGGGTCCTGGCTGGACACCCGGCGCACACCCTTCCGCTACGGCTACAACACCTGCTCCTCAGGCTGCGAGGGCGAAGGCGTCGAAGGCATGAGAGGGCACAACTACCGGCATTATGGCTATCGGCAGCCGGTCTGCTCCGAGAGATGCCATGGCTATGCTGCAGCTGACTCATGCCACGGCGGCGGGGGCTCGAGCTGCGTCAGGAGGCCCACGTACAGCTACGGGTCATCAGGGGGATGCAACAGCTACGGGAGATCGGTCTGCTCCGAGAGATGCCAAGGGTCCTCAGGTTCATGCCACGGAGGTGGTTCAAGTTGTGTCAGGAGACCCACGTACAGCTACGGGTCAGCGGGGGGATGCCACAGCTACGGGAGGTCGGTCTGCTCCGAGACGTGCCACGGAGCAGGGTACCAGGGGGGGAAGCCATGCTACAGTGCACCAACGCAGTGCATCCCGCAGTGCTGCCCCGTGCAGACCTGTCCCCCTCCGGTGCAGCAAGGCTGCGTGCCCGTGGCAAAGTGCATCCCAAGCCAGCAGCCC cagcaaaagcaggtcTGCAAAGTTCCAGCCCGGAAGATAAAGTAG